One stretch of Ptiloglossa arizonensis isolate GNS036 chromosome 7, iyPtiAriz1_principal, whole genome shotgun sequence DNA includes these proteins:
- the Beta-spec gene encoding spectrin beta chain isoform X6: protein MTTDISVVRGVWDPTLQQEIVDEYEYDGGNSSSRLFERSRIKALAGERELVQKKTFQKWVNSHLVRCSCRIGDLYVDLRDGKMLIKLLEILSGERLPRPTKGKMRIHCLENVDKALQFLREQRVHLENMGSHDIVDGNPRLSLGLIWTIILRFQIQDITIEETDNQETKSAKDALLLWCQMKTAGYHNVNVRNFTTSWRDGLAFNAIIHKHRPDLIQFEKLSKSNAIYNLNNAFNVAEDKLGLTKLLDAEDIFVDHPDEKSIITYVVTYYHYFSKMKQETVQGKRIGKVVGIAMENDRMIHEYESLTSDLLEWIEGTIEALGDGRFVNSLVGVQSQLSQFSNYRTVEKPPKFVEKGNLEVLLFTLQSKMRANNQKPYTPKEGKMISDINKAWERLEKAEHERELTLREELIRQEKLEQLAARFDRKASMRETWLSENQRLVSQDNFGYDLAAVEAAAKKHEAIETDIFAYEERVQAVMAVSQELKAETYHDIKRINARKDNVLRLWNYLIELLHARRMRLELSLQLQQNFQEMLYILDSMEEIKIRLLTDDYGKHLMGVEDLLQKHSLVEADINVLGERVKAVVQQNQRFLELGEGYRPCGPMIIVERVRQLEDAYAELVRLAVERRARLEESRNLWQFYWDMADEENWIKEKEQIVSTGDIGHDLTTINLLLSKHKALENEIQSHEPQLMSVAAVGDELVRQQHFGSDRIQKRLQEFLGMWNHLLDLAAFRRKRLEEAVDYHQLFADADDIDIWMLDTLRLVSSEDVGRDEANVQSLLKKHKDVTDELKNYAATIDQLHQQASALGEQDVKSPEVLERLASIDSRYKELMELAKLRKQRLLDALSLYKLFSESDGVEQWIGEKNRMLETMVPAKDIEDVEIMKHRYNGFEKEMFANASRVAVVNQLARQLLHVEHPNSEQIVARQNELNQKWAELREKAENKRDELNSAHGVQTFHIECRETVSWIEDKKRILQQTDSLEMDLTGVMTLQRRLSGMERDLAAIQAKLDALETEAQNIQGQNLEDPEVIQERITQIHTIWEQLTQMLKERDAKLEEAGDLHRFLRDLDHFQAWLTKTQTDVASEDTPTTLADAEKLLTQHQNIKEEIDNYTDDYQKMMEYGERLTSEAGDGDTQYMFLRERLNALKMGWEELHQMWFNRQILLSNSLNLQVFDRDARQAEVLLSQQEHILAKDETPANFEQAEHMIKRHEAFMTTMDANDEKINSVVQFAGRLVDEGHFAADKVKKKAENINDRRRVNREKANQYMEKLKDQLQLQMFLQDCEELGEWVQEKHITAQDETYRSAKTVHSKWTRHQAFEAEIASNKDRLQQLQQAAEELIQQKPDLAEIIKPKVAELADQFEELETTTHDKGERLFDANREVLIHQTCDDIDSWMNELEKQIESTDTGSDLASVNILMQKQQMIETQMAVKARQVTELDKQAEHLQRTVPDDKMEEIKCKKEKVAQRFAQLKAPLIDRQRHLEKKKEAFQFRRDVEDEKLWIAEKMPQATSTEYGNSLFNVHMLKKKNQSLRTEIENHEPRINLVCNNGQKLIDEEHEDSSEFQKLISELTEKWKELKDAVDNRNKHLLQNEKAQQYFFDATEAESWMSEQELYMMVEDRGKDEISAQNLMKKHESLEHAVEDYAETIRQLGETARQLINDQHRLADQIAVKQSQVDKLYAGLKDLAGERRAKLDEALQLFMLNREVDDLEQWIAERELVAGSHELGQDYDHVTLLWERFKEFARDTEAIGSERVAAVNGIADSLIATGHSDAATIAEWKDGLNEVWQDLLELIETRTQMLQASRELHKFFHDCKDVLGRILEKQNAMSDELGRDAGSVSALQRKHANFIQDLSTLQSQVSQIQEESAKLQASYAGDKAREITNREGEVVASWNNLQSLCEERRTKLEDTGDLFRFFNMVRTLMIWMDDVVRQMNTSEKPRDVAGVELLMNNHQSLKAEIDAREDNLMACLNLGKDLLARNHYASTQIKEKLAALTDHRNALLHRWEERWENLQLILEVYQFARDAAVAEAWLIAQESYLMSQELGHTIDEVENLIKKHEAFEKSAAAQEERFSALHRLTTFELKELKRREQEREEEERRKKEEAAAAEAARLAKATPVTSPDEPPSERAEAEGVPSGERTTGEDESHVAHRKASTRTPQPQDKPKEVHAQKPARLSMRGEATPPATPSSAKSAQGLSSPTTPKGGSGSESGTLRRKERSRSKSPFRSFRWRKSAKSPSLDRSGVSDDERSISDLKQFSDKK from the exons ATGACGACCGACATCTCGGTGGTGCGCGGGGTTTGGGACCCCACGCTACAACAAGAGATTGTCGATGAGTACGAATACGACGGAGGAAACTCGAGCTCGAGACTTTTCGAACGTTCACGGATCAAGGCATTAGCCG GTGAACGTGAACTAGTACAAAAAAAGACTTTCCAGAAATGGGTAAACTCTCATTTAGTTCGGTGTTCGTGCCGAATCGGCGATTTATACGTCGACCTCCGAGACGGGAAGATGCTCATAAAGCTCTTGGAAATCCTGTCCGGAGAACGCTTACCACGACCAACGAAAGGAAAAATGCGAATCCATTGTTTGGAGAATGTCGATAAAGCTTTGCAATTCTTGCGCGAGCAAAGGGTGCACCTGGAGAACATGGGATCCCACGACATAGTCGATGGAAATCCTCGTTTAAGCTTGGGTCTGATCTGGACGATTATTCTTCGATTCCAAATTCAGGATATCACCATCGAGGAGACGGACAATCAGGAAACGAAATCGGCGAAAGACGCTTTGCTCCTTTGGTGTCAGATGAAGACCGCCGGCTACCACAACGTCAACGTGCGAAACTTCACGACGTCCTGGCGCGACGGTTTGGCCTTCAATGCGATCATCCACAAGCATCGTCCCGACTTGATTCAATTCGAGAAGCTCTCGAAATCGAACGCCATTTACAATTTGAACAACGCGTTCAACGTGGCCGAAGACAAGCTCGGTCTCACGAAACTCCTCGACGCCGAGGACATATTCGTCGATCATCCGGACGAGAAGTCGATCATCACCTACGTGGTGACGTACTATCATTACTTCtcgaaaatgaaacaggaaACTGTCCAAGGTAAAAGGATAGGGAAGGTGGTCGGCATCGCGATGGAAAACGATCGTATGATACACGAATACGAGAGCTTGACCAGCGATTTACTGGAATGGATCGAGGGCACCATAGAGGCTCTGGGCGATGGTAGATTCGTAAATTCGCTGGTCGGCGTTCAATCTCAGCTTTCCCAGTTCTCGAATTACCGTACCGTGGAGAAGCCACCGAAGTTCGTTGAAAAAGGTAACCTGGAGGTACTATTGTTTACGCTACAATCGAAAATGCGAGCGAACAATCAAAAACCGTATACACCGAAGGAGGGCAAGATGATCTCGGACATAAACAAAGCGTGGGAGAGGCTGGAGAAGGCCGAGCACGAGCGAGAGTTGACTTTACGCGAGGAATTAATTCGTCAGGAGAAATTGGAGCAGTTGGCTGCGAGGTTCGATCGAAAAGCCAGTATGCGCGAGACCTGGCTCTCCGAGAATCAACGGTTGGTGTCCCAAGACAATTTCGGTTACGATCTTGCCGCGGTGGAGGCCGCGGCCAAGAAGCACGAAGCCATCGAAACCGACATCTTCGCGTACGAGGAACGAGTTCAGGCGGTGATGGCAGTTTCTCAGGAGCTCAAAGCCGAAACCTATCACGACATCAAGCGTATCAACGCCCGCAAGGACAACGTCCTTCGGCTCTGGAATTATCTGATAGAGTTGCTTCACGCTAGGAGAATGAGATTGGAATTGTCGTTGCAGTTGCAGCAGAACTTCCAGGAGATGCTCTACATTCTTGACAGCATGGAAGAGATAAAGATACGTCTACTAACCGACGACTACGGGAAGCACTTAATGGGCGTGGAAGATCTTTTGCAGAAGCATTCACTCGTGGAAGCCGACATCAATGTTTTAGGAGAAAGAGTGAAAGCCGTTGTTCAGCAGAATCAAAGATTCTTGGAACTCGGAGAAGGTTATCGACCGTGTGGCCCGATGATCATCGTCGAACGCGTGCGACAGCTCGAAGATGCCTACGCTGAATTGGTCCGTTTGGCCGTTGAACGTCGTGCCAGGTTAGAGGAGTCTCGCAACCTTTGGCAGTTCTATTGGGACATGGCGGACGAGGAGAATTGGATAAAGGAAAAGGAACAGATCGTATCGACGGGTGACATCGGCCACGATTTGACCACTATAAACTTATTGCTGTCGAAGCACAAAGCATTGGAGAACGAGATCCAGTCGCACGAACCGCAACTGATGTCCGTGGCCGCTGTTGGAGACGAGTTGGTTCGTCAGCAACATTTCGGCTCCGACCGGATCCAAAAAAGACTTCAAGAGTTTCTGGGAATGTGGAATCATCTTCTAGACTTGGCCGCCTTTAGAagaaagcgtttggaggaagcTGTCGACTACCATCAACTGTTCGCGGATGCCGATGACATCGATATTTGGATGCTGGACACTCTGCGGCTCGTTTCGTCGGAAGATGTCGGCAGAGACGAAGCCAATGTTCAATCGTTGTTGAAAAAGCACAAAGATGTCACGGACGAGCTCAAGAACTATGCCGCTACCATCGATCAGCTTCACCAGCAGGCGTCGGCTCTTGGCGAACAAGACGTCAAGTCGCCGGAAGTACTGGAGAGACTCGCTTCTATAGATTCGAGGTACAAAGAACTGATGGAGCTAGCCAAGCTGCGCAAGCAAAGACTTTTGGATGCATTGTCCCTGTACAAACTGTTCAGCGAATCGGACGGAGTCGAGCAATGGATCGGCGAGAAAAATCGAATGCTGGAAACGATGGTCCCCGCCAAGGACATCGAAGACGTCGAGATCATGAAGCATCGTTACAACGGCTTCGAGAAGGAGATGTTCGCGAACGCCTCCCGCGTCGCTGTCGTGAACCAACTGGCGAGACAGCTGTTGCACGTCGAACATCCAAACTCAGAGCAAATAGTCGCTCGCCAGAACGAATTGAACCAGAAGTGGGCCGAATTGCGAGAAAAGGCGGAGAATAAACGCGACGAATTGAATTCCGCGCACGGTGTACAGACCTTCCACATCGAGTGCCGCGAGACCGTGTCCTGGATCGAAGACAAGAAGCGAATCCTCCAGCAAACCGATAGTCTGGAGATGGACTTGACGGGTGTCATGACTTTGCAGCGTCGACTCAGCGGAATGGAACGCGATTTGGCAGCTATACAGGCTAAACTCGATGCTTTGGAGACGGAGGCTCAGAACATTCAGGGTCAGAACTTGGAAGACCCGGAGGTAATTCAAGAAAGGATCACACAAATCCACACGATCTGGGAGCAATTGACTCAGATGTTGAAGGAACGCGACGCCAAGTTGGAGGAAGCGGGTGATTTGCACAGATTTTTGAGAGACCTTGATCACTTCCAAGCCTGGCTGACCAAGACGCAAACGGACGTTGCCAGTGAGGACACTCCGACCACGTTGGCCGACGCTGAAAAATTATTGACGCAGCATCAGAACATCAAGGAAGAAATCGACAACTACACCGACGACTATCAGAAGATGATGGAATACGGCGAGAGATTGACCAGCGAAGCCGGCGACGGTGACACGCAGTACATGTTCTTGAGAGAAAGATTGAACGCTTTGAAGATGGGTTGGGAGGAGTTGCACCAGATGTGGTTCAACCGACAGATTCTGTTGTCGAACTCGTTGAACCTGCAGGTATTCGATCGCGACGCTCGTCAGGCAGAGGTGCTTTTGTCTCAACAAGAGCACATTCTCGCCAAGGACGAAACGCCGGCCAACTTTGAGCAGGCGGAGCATATGATCAAACGTCACGAGGCTTTCATGACAACGATGGACGCGAACGACGAGAAAATCAACTCTGTCGTGCAATTCGCCGGAAGACTTGTCGACGAGGGACACTTCGCGGCAGACAAAGTCAAGAAGAAGGCCGAGAATATCAACGATCGTCGTCGCGTGAATCGCGAGAAGGCTAACCAATACATGGAGAAGTTGAAGGATCAACTGCAGCTCCAGATGTTCTTGCAGGACTGCGAGGAACTGGGTGAATGGGTGCAAGAGAAGCATATCACTGCTCAGGACGAAACCTATAGAAGCGCAAAGACCGTGCACAGTAAATGGACCAGGCATCAAGCCTTCGAGGCGGAGATCGCAAGTAACAAGGACCGTTTGCAGCAGTTGCAACAGGCTGCCGAGGAGTTGATCCAACAGAAGCCAGATTTGGCCGAGATCATCAAACCCAAGGTGGCCGAATTGGCCGATCAATTCGAGGAACTTGAAACTACCACTCACGATAAGGGAGAACGACTCTTCGACGCGAATCGGGAAGTCCTCATCCACCAGACTTGCGACGATATCGATTCTTGGATGAACGAGTTGGAGAAGCAGATCGAGAGTACCGACACTGGTTCCGACTTGGCCTCCGTCAATATCCTGATGCAGAAGCAGCAAATGATCGAGACGCAGATGGCGGTGAAGGCGCGTCAAGTCACGGAACTCGACAAGCAGGCGGAACACTTGCAGCGCACCGTGCCCGACGACAAGATGGAGGAGATCAAATGCAAGAAGGAGAAGGTCGCACAGAGATTCGCCCAGCTGAAGGCGCCTTTGATCGATCGTCAGCGTCACctcgagaagaagaaggaggcgtTCCAGTTCAGGCGCGACGTAGAGGACGAGAAACTCTGGATCGCCGAAAAGATGCCGCAGGCCACCAGCACCGAGTACGGGAACTCTTTGTTCAACGTGCACATGTTGAAGAAGAAGAACCAATCGTTGCGCACGGAGATCGAGAATCACGAACCTAGGATCAACCTGGTCTGCAATAACGGACAGAAATTGATCGACGAGGAACACGAGGACAGTTCCGAGTTCCAGAAGCTTATATCCGAATTGACCGAGAAATGGAAGGAGTTAAAGGACGCCGTGGACAATAGGAACAAGCATCTGCTTCAAAACGAGAAAGCACAGCAGTACTTTTTCGACGCGACCGAGGCGGAGTCCTGGATGAGCGAGCAAGAACTGTACATGATGGTGGAAGATCGTGGCAAGGACGAGATCTCTGCTCAGAATCTGATGAAGAAACACGAATCGCTGGAGCACGCCGTCGAAGACTACGCGGAGACGATCCGTCAGCTGGGAGAAACCGCCAGGCAACTTATCAACGATCAACATCGTCTCGCCGATCAGATTGCCGTCAAGCAGTCACAGGTGGACAAGTTGTACGCCGGCTTGAAAGATCTGGCCGGTGAACGACGAGCCAAGCTGGACGAAGCCCTTCAACTCTTTATGCTCAATAGAGAGGTGGACGATTTGGAACAATGGATCGCGGAGAGAGAACTGGTCGCCGGTAGTCACGAGTTGGGCCAGGATTACGACCATGTGACGCTCTTGTGGGAAAGATTCAAAGAGTTCGCTCGAGACACGGAAGCGATAGGCTCCGAAAGAGTCGCTGCGGTGAACGGCATCGCCGATTCGTTGATCGCGACTGGTCACTCCGACGCAGCGACCATCGCCGAATGGAAGGACGGTTTGAACGAGGTCTGGCAAGATTTGCTCGAGTTGATCGAGACGCGCACGCAGATGCTGCAGGCCAGCCGTGAACTCCACAAATTCTTCCACGATTGCAAGGATGTGCTTGGGAGAATCCTCGAGAAACAGAACGCCATGTCCGATGAGCTTGGTCGCGACGCTGGCTCCGTGTCTGCTCTTCAACGGAAGCACGCCAATTTCATTCAAGATCTGTCCACGCTCCAGAGTCAAGTGTCGCAAATCCAGGAGGAATCTGCTAAATTACAGGCAAGCTATGCCGGCGACAAAGCCAGAGAGATAACGAATCGCGAGGGAGAAGTTGTGGCTTCTTGGAACAATCTTCAGTCTCTATGCGAGGAAAGAAGAACGAAACTGGAGGACACCGGTGATCTGTTCCGCTTCTTCAACATGGTTAGGACTCTAATGATCTGGATGGACGACGTTGTGCGTCAGATGAACACCTCTGAGAAGCCTCGCGACGTTGCCGGTGTCGAGCTCCTGATGAATAATCATCAGAGTTTAAAGGCCGAGATAGACGCCCGAGAGGACAACCTAATGGCGTGTCTCAATCTTGGAAAAGACTTGTTAGCTAGGAACCATTACGCCAGTACTCAGATCAAGGAGAAATTAGCAGCTCTTACCGATCATAGAAACGCATTGTTGCACAGATGGGAAGAACGTTGGGAGAATTTGCAGCTTA TTCTGGAAGTCTATCAATTCGCTAGGGATGCAGCGGTAGCCGAGGCATGGTTGATCGCTCAAGAATCGTATCTTATGAGTCAAGAACTTGGC CACACGATCGACGAAGTTGAGAATCTAATTAAGAAACACGAAGCGTTTGAAAAATCAGCAGCTGCGCAAGAAGAAAGGTTCAGTGCCTTGCATCGACTCACCACG TTTGAGTTGAAAGAATTGAAGAGGAGAGAACAGGAACGGGAGGAAGAAGAGAGACGTAAGAAAGAGGAAGCCGCAGCAGCCGAAGCAGCTCGATTAGCTAAAGCAACGCCGGTAACTAGTCCGGATGAACCGCCCAGTGAAAG AGCCGAAGCTGAAGGTGTACCTAGTGGAGAACGTACCACCGGCGAAGACGAATCACATG TGGCACATCGCAAGGCTTCTACACGTACACCACAGCCTCAAGATAAACCCAAGGAAG TGCATGCTCAGAAACCTGCACGTCTATCTATGCGAGGAGAAGCAACACCACCCGCCACCCCCTCGTCCGCGAAATCTGCACAAGGTCTGTCCAGTCCAACAA CTCCGAAAGGTGGAAGCGGTTCCGAGTCTGGTACTTTAAGACGTAAGGAACGTAGTCGCAGCAAGTCACCATTCAGAAGTTTCCGCTGGAGAAAGTCTGCCAAGTCGCCGAGTTTAGATCGCAGTGGCGTGAGTGATGATGAACGCAGCATTTCCG ATCTCAAGCAATTCAGTGATAAGAAGTGA